One region of Miscanthus floridulus cultivar M001 chromosome 19, ASM1932011v1, whole genome shotgun sequence genomic DNA includes:
- the LOC136527927 gene encoding probable U3 small nucleolar RNA-associated protein 7 isoform X1, producing the protein MTCLNPHQTNRRLAVVQRAFFAGGHPSCNPTSNKRARKHNLPPTDDWACRRRRPTSAPSPATSTTSYYALHLVFPSCWAKPCAQTLTYYSYRLLAAPFAPRLVAIPSLLSATPPPAVQPLRPRVPTPIGSRASGLQLFLLSMAAGTRQDPPAAPARPAAPPLLPAAQNAQHELEMEVAKYSRGQGADLKALRDKKLKGQLSVKEKLYGQSAKAAAKAEKWLMPNDGGILEPDHLEKTYRISQEDILTEVDLLSSRKPFDMILPVLGPYNIGYTSNGRYMLVGGQKGHLAMMDMLHMDLMKEFEVRETVRDVTFLHNEQLYAVAQKKYPYIYNRHGTEIHCLKEHGKALKLQFLSKQFLLASINSFGQLHYQDVSTGEMVANYRTGLGRTDVMRANPYNAVIGLGHAGGKVTMWKPTSVKPLVTMLCHHGPVTAVAFDRGGNLMATAGVDRKIKIWDLRKYEIVHSYPVRAQSLDFSQKGLLACSNGSQVEIYRDFGGHDYKLYMKHKIMKGYQVGKVLFRPYEDILGIGHSMGFSSILVPGSGEPNFDTFIDNPMETTKQNREKEVHALLDKLPPETIMLNPNMIATVRAPKKKEKKTKETEEEMEDAIEAAKNIERKKKTKGRSKPSKRAKKKEEDVFKAKRPFLEQSDKIDGRPDKKQRIGEEVELPKALQRFAKKPQS; encoded by the exons ATGACCTGCCTCAACCCGCATCAGACAAACAGGCGGCTTGCAGTTGTCCAGCGGGCCTTTTTTGCGGGCGGGCATCCTAGCTGCAACCCTACTTCCAACAAGCGTGCGCGCAAGCACAACCTCCCACCCACTGACGACTGGgcctgccgtcgccgccgccctaCTTCGGcaccttcgccggcgacgagcaccaccaGTTACTACGCCCTCCACTTGGTCTTCCCTTCCTGCTGGGCGAAGCCGTGCGCCCAAACCCTAACATACTATTCGTATAGGCTCCTCGCTGCTCCGTTCGCGCCCCGACTGGTAGCCATCCCGTCGCTCCTCTCTGCTACTCCGCCTCCGGCAGTCCAGCCTCTGCGACCGCGCGTTCCCACCCCAATCGGCAGCCGCGCGTCTGGTCTCCAGCTTTTTCTCCTCTCCATGGCGGCCGGCACCCGGCAGGATCCGCCCGCCGCCCCCGCGCGGCCCGCTGCCCCGCCCCTGCTGCCTGCTGCC CAAAACGCTCAGCACGAGCTGGAGATGGAGGTGGCCAAGTATTCGCGGGGGCAGGGTGCTGACTTGAAG GCGCTGCGGGACAAGAAGTTGAAAGGGCAGCTCAGTGTAAAAGAGAAGCTATATGGCCAATCTGCAAAAGCTGCTGCAAAGGCCGAAAAG TGGCTTATGCCTAATGATGGAGGTATTTTAGAGCCTGATCATTTGGAGAAGACATATAGAATTTCACAAGAGGATATATTGACAGAGGTGGATCTTTTGAGTTCAAGAAAACCATTTGATATGATCTTACCTG TACTCGGTCCTTATAATATAggatacacatcaaatggccgcTACATGCTAGTAGGCGGACAAAAAGGCCACCTTGCAATGATGGATATGTTGCATATGGATCTTATGAAGGAGTTTGAG GTGAGGGAAACTGTTCGTGATGTGACATTCTTACACAATGAGCAGTTGTATGCAGTCGCTCAAAAAAA GTACCCCTACATCTATAATCGACATGGTACAGAAATTCACTGTCTGAAG GAACATGGAAAAGCATTGAAACTCCAATTTCTGTCTAAGCAATTCCTCTTGGCATCAATAAACAGCTTTGGGCAGCTCCACTACCAAGATGTGAGCACTGGTGAAATGGTTGCAAATTATAGGACAGGTCTGGGCCGTACCGATGTTATGCGGGCCAATCCTTACAATGCTGTCATCGGCCTTGGGCATGCTGGTGGCAAAGTTACCATGTGGAAACCAACCAGTGTGAAACCCCTTGTTACCATGCTGTGTCATCATGGCCCGGTGACTGCTGTTGCATTTGATAGGGGCGGCAATCTTATGGCAACAGCAGGTGTTGACAGGAAGATAAAGATCTGGGACCTGAGGAAGTATGAGATTGTGCATTCTTACCCGGTGCGTGCTCAGTCCTTGGATTTTAGCCAGAAGGGGCTGTTAGCCTGCAGCAATGGATCTCAGGTAGAGATATATAGGGATTTTGGTGGGCATGATTATAAGCTTTACATGAAGCACAAAATAATGAAGGGCTATCAGGTTGGGAAGGTTTTGTTCCGCCCCTATGAAGATATTCTGGGGATTGGGCACTCAATGGGCTTTTCTTCCATCCTTGTTCCAGGATCTGGTGAGCCGAACTTTGATACCTTTATTGACAACCCCATGGAAACTACCAAGCAGAATCGTGAGAAGGAGGTGCATGCTCTCCTTGATAAACTCCCACCGGAGACTATCATGCTCAACCCAAACATGATAGCCACTGTAAGAGctccaaagaagaaagagaagaagaccaaggagacTGAGGAAGAGATGGAAGATGCCATTGAGGCCGCCAAGAACATTGAGCGCAAGAAGAAGACCAAGGGTAGGAGCAAACCGAGCAAGCGGGCCAAGAAGAAAGAGGAGGATGTTTTCAAAGCCAAGAGGCCCTTCCTGGAGCAATCCGATAAGATCGATGGACGACCTGACAAGAAGCAGCGGATAGGCGAAGAGGTCGAACTCCCAAAAGCCTTGCAGCGGTTTGCCAAGAAACCACAATCATAA
- the LOC136527927 gene encoding probable U3 small nucleolar RNA-associated protein 7 isoform X2: MTCLNPHQTNRRLAVVQRAFFAGGHPSCNPTSNKRARKHNLPPTDDWACRRRRPTSAPSPATSTTSYYALHLVFPSCWAKPCAQTLTYYSYRLLAAPFAPRLVAIPSLLSATPPPAVQPLRPRVPTPIGSRASGLQLFLLSMAAGTRQDPPAAPARPAAPPLLPAAQNAQHELEMEVAKYSRGQGADLKALRDKKLKGQLSVKEKLYGQSAKAAAKAEKWLMPNDGGILEPDHLEKTYRISQEDILTEVDLLSSRKPFDMILPVLGPYNIGYTSNGRYMLVGGQKGHLAMMDMLHMDLMKEFEVRETVRDVTFLHNEQLYAVAQKKYPYIYNRHGTEIHCLKEHGKALKLQFLSKQFLLASINSFGQLHYQDVSTGEMVANYRTGLGRTDVMRANPYNAVIGLGHAGGKVTMWKPTSVKPLVTMLCHHGPVTAVAFDRGGNLMATAGVDRKIKIWDLRKYEIVHSYPVRAQSLDFSQKGLLACSNGSQVEIYRDFGGHDYKLYMKHKIMKGYQDLVSRTLIPLLTTPWKLPSRIVRRRCMLSLINSHRRLSCSTQT; encoded by the exons ATGACCTGCCTCAACCCGCATCAGACAAACAGGCGGCTTGCAGTTGTCCAGCGGGCCTTTTTTGCGGGCGGGCATCCTAGCTGCAACCCTACTTCCAACAAGCGTGCGCGCAAGCACAACCTCCCACCCACTGACGACTGGgcctgccgtcgccgccgccctaCTTCGGcaccttcgccggcgacgagcaccaccaGTTACTACGCCCTCCACTTGGTCTTCCCTTCCTGCTGGGCGAAGCCGTGCGCCCAAACCCTAACATACTATTCGTATAGGCTCCTCGCTGCTCCGTTCGCGCCCCGACTGGTAGCCATCCCGTCGCTCCTCTCTGCTACTCCGCCTCCGGCAGTCCAGCCTCTGCGACCGCGCGTTCCCACCCCAATCGGCAGCCGCGCGTCTGGTCTCCAGCTTTTTCTCCTCTCCATGGCGGCCGGCACCCGGCAGGATCCGCCCGCCGCCCCCGCGCGGCCCGCTGCCCCGCCCCTGCTGCCTGCTGCC CAAAACGCTCAGCACGAGCTGGAGATGGAGGTGGCCAAGTATTCGCGGGGGCAGGGTGCTGACTTGAAG GCGCTGCGGGACAAGAAGTTGAAAGGGCAGCTCAGTGTAAAAGAGAAGCTATATGGCCAATCTGCAAAAGCTGCTGCAAAGGCCGAAAAG TGGCTTATGCCTAATGATGGAGGTATTTTAGAGCCTGATCATTTGGAGAAGACATATAGAATTTCACAAGAGGATATATTGACAGAGGTGGATCTTTTGAGTTCAAGAAAACCATTTGATATGATCTTACCTG TACTCGGTCCTTATAATATAggatacacatcaaatggccgcTACATGCTAGTAGGCGGACAAAAAGGCCACCTTGCAATGATGGATATGTTGCATATGGATCTTATGAAGGAGTTTGAG GTGAGGGAAACTGTTCGTGATGTGACATTCTTACACAATGAGCAGTTGTATGCAGTCGCTCAAAAAAA GTACCCCTACATCTATAATCGACATGGTACAGAAATTCACTGTCTGAAG GAACATGGAAAAGCATTGAAACTCCAATTTCTGTCTAAGCAATTCCTCTTGGCATCAATAAACAGCTTTGGGCAGCTCCACTACCAAGATGTGAGCACTGGTGAAATGGTTGCAAATTATAGGACAGGTCTGGGCCGTACCGATGTTATGCGGGCCAATCCTTACAATGCTGTCATCGGCCTTGGGCATGCTGGTGGCAAAGTTACCATGTGGAAACCAACCAGTGTGAAACCCCTTGTTACCATGCTGTGTCATCATGGCCCGGTGACTGCTGTTGCATTTGATAGGGGCGGCAATCTTATGGCAACAGCAGGTGTTGACAGGAAGATAAAGATCTGGGACCTGAGGAAGTATGAGATTGTGCATTCTTACCCGGTGCGTGCTCAGTCCTTGGATTTTAGCCAGAAGGGGCTGTTAGCCTGCAGCAATGGATCTCAGGTAGAGATATATAGGGATTTTGGTGGGCATGATTATAAGCTTTACATGAAGCACAAAATAATGAAGGGCTATCAG GATCTGGTGAGCCGAACTTTGATACCTTTATTGACAACCCCATGGAAACTACCAAGCAGAATCGTGAGAAGGAGGTGCATGCTCTCCTTGATAAACTCCCACCGGAGACTATCATGCTCAACCCAAACATGA
- the LOC136527240 gene encoding probable galacturonosyltransferase 3 isoform X1, with amino-acid sequence MASSSSSASSAAAAAAYPRTTLPLRRRPGLLALLLLLLCFLSFQVVVHVPAARSAVSQWLFSGHRADRGTRENCPGCSKLQDVDKTEKTIAYTDQHGRIKLFKVTAREFGSSSIWENPWLPRDSQPVARTQVAARDHLHASESETTNLSRAETLVTTIVDPIKLRRQVFRRRRKERRVQELLQMDKKAELEMRNAAINSSMNFNNKIRGSYNIWRQEFRFINTDSTLRLIKDQIIMAKLYATIALSQKEPGMYALLMKCIKESQTAIGDALIDSELDSSALERAKAMGHVLSSARDVLYSSGEVSRKLRVMLQSTELNIDAVKKQNSFLVQHAAKTVPMPLHCLHMQLTTDYYFRDDVTKEHFDDDALKAEQYKEKLEDRSLYHYAIFSDNVLAASVVVRSTVTNANEPEKHVFHIVTDRLNFAAMKMWFITHPPQLATVHVENIDNFKWLNSSYCSVLRQLESARLKEYYFKAHDPSSLSDGNENLKYRNPKYLSMLNHLRFYMPEIHPKLEKILFLDDDVVVQKDLTPLWDIDLKGMVNGAVETCKESFHRFDTYLNFSHPKISENFDPHACGWAFGMNMFDLKEWKKRNITGIYHYWQDLNEDRKLWKLGTLPPGLITFYNLTYPLNRTWHVLGLGYDPAVDIAEIDNAAVVHYNGNYKPWLDLAISKYKPYWSKYVDVDNSHVEHCYEGKQ; translated from the exons atggcgtcctcctcctcctccgcctcgtcggcggcggccgcggccgcgtatCCCAGAACCACGCTCCCACTGCGGCGGCGCCcgggcctgctggccctcctcctcctcctcctctgcttcctcTCCTTCCAG GTCGTGGTCCATGTGCCCGCCGCCAGATCAGCGGTGTCGCAGTGGCTCTTCTCGGGTCACCGAGC CGACCGCGGGACTCGCGAGAACTGCCCTGGCTGCAGCAAGTTACAG GATGTGGATAAAACTGAAAAGACGATTGCTTACACCGACCAGCATGGCCGGATCAAGCTGTTCAAAGTCACCGCCAGAGAATTCGGTTCGTCCTCTATCTGGGAGAACCCTTGGTTGCCCAGAGATAGCCAGCCGGTAGCCAGAACA CAAGTGGCTGCCAGGGATCATCTACACGCCAGTGAATCAGAAACCACCAATCTTTCAAGAGCTGAAACTCTGGTGACTACAATTGTCGATCCGATTAAATTAAGGCGACAG GTATTTCGACGCAGAAGAAAGGAGCGGAGGGTTCAGGAGCTGCTTCAGATGGATAAGAAGGCTGAACTTGAGATGCGAAATGCAGCAATAAATAGCTCGATGAACTTTAATAATAAAATTAGAGGCAGCTACAACATATGGAGGCAGGAGTTCCGCTTTATTAATACAGATTCAACACTAAGGCTCATCAAAGATCAGATAATAATGGCCAAGCTATATGCCACTATTGCACTCTCCCAGAAGGAACCAGGCATGTATGCCTTGCTCATGAAGTGCATAAAAGAAAGCCAAACAGCTATCGGGGATGCACTTATTGACAGTGAACTCGATTCTAG TGCCTTAGAGAGAGCAAAAGCAATGGGGCATGTGCTATCTTCGGCTAGAGATGTTCTGTACAGCTCGGGTGAGGTGTCAAGAAAATTGCGTGTTATGTTGCAGTCAACGGAACTAAATATCGATGCAGTGAAGAAACAGAACTCATTTCTGGTTCAGCATGCTGCAAAGACAGTACCCATGCCCTTGCACTGCCTACATATGCAGCTGACAACCGATTATTATTTTCGTGATGATGTGACCAAGGAACATTTTgatgatgatgctttgaaggcgGAACAATATAAAGAAAAGCTTGAGGATCGGTCACTCTATCACTATGCTATATTTTCTGATAATGTGCTTGCAGCCTCAGTAGTTGTCAGATCAACTGTGACAAATGCCAATGAACCAGAGAAGCACGTGTTCCACATTGTCACTGATAGACTTAATTTTGCAGCCATGAAGATGTGGTTCATTACTCATCCTCCTCAACTGGCAACTGTTCATGTGGAGAACATAGACAATTTCAAATGGCTCAATTCGTCATACTGTTCTGTTCTTCGGCAACTGGAGTCAGCTCGCCTCAAAGAATATTACTTCAAAGCACACGATCCATCATCACTCTCGGATGGAAACGAGAATCTGAAATACAGGAACCCAAAATATCTGTCCATGCTCAACCATTTGAGATTCTACATGCCAGAAATTCACCCGAAGCTTGAGAAGATACTGTTTCTTGATGATGATGTTGTTGTACAGAAGGATTTGACACCCCTTTGGGATATTGATCTTAAAGGGATGGTAAATGGCGCTGTGGAAACCTGTAAAGAGAGTTTCCATCGCTTTGACACTTATCTCAACTTCTCACACCCAAAGATATCAGAGAATTTCGATCCACATGCTTGTGGGTGGGCTTTCGGAATGAACATGTTTGACCTCAAGGAGTGGAAGAAGCGAAATATCACTGGAATATACCATTATTGGCAAGATTTG AATGAGGATCGTAAGCTGTGGAAGCTGGGTACATTGCCTCCAGGTTTAATTACTTTCTACAACCTGACATACCCGTTGAATCGTACTTGGCATGTCTTGGGCCTGGGCTATGATCCAGCTGTTGACATTGCTGAGATCGATAATGCTGCAGTAGTTCATTACAATGGGAATTATAAGCCCTGGCTTGACCTTGCCATTTCCAAGTACAAGCCATACTGGTCCAAGTATGTAGATGTTGACAACTCGCATGTTGAGCATTGCTATGAGGGCAAACAATGA
- the LOC136527928 gene encoding catalase isozyme 1, translated as MDPYKHRPSSGSNSSFWTTNSGAPVWNNNSALTVGQRGPILLEDYHLTEKLAQFDRERIPERVVHARGASAKGFFEVTHDVSHLTCADFLRAPGVQTPVIVRFSTVVHERGSPETLRDPRGFAVKFYTREGNFDLVGNNMPVFFIRDGMKFPDMVHAFKPNPKTNLQENWRIVDFFSHHPESLHMFTFLFDDVGIPLNYRHMEGFGVNTYTLINRDGKPHLVKFHWKPTCGVKCLLDDEAVTVGGTCHSHATKDLYDSIAAGNYPEWKLYIQTIDLEHEDKFDFDPLDVTKTWPEDIIPLQPVGRMVLNKNIDNFFAENEQIAFCPAIIVPGIHYSDDKLLQTRIFSYADTQRHRLGPNYLMLPVNAPKCAHHNNHHEGFMNFMHRDEEVNYFPSRFDPARHAEKVPIPPRVLTGCREKCIIQKENNFKQAGERYRSFDPARQDRFIQRWVDALSDPRVTHEHHTIWISYWSQCDASLGQKLASRLNLKPNM; from the exons ATGGATCCGTACAAG CACCGCCCGTCTAGCGGGAGCAACTCCAGCTTCTGGACCACCAACTCCGGCGCCCCCGTCTGGAACAACAACTCCGCTCTCACCGTCGGACAGCGAG GACCCATCCTCCTTGAGGATTATCATCTAACTGAAAAGCTTGCTCAGTTCGACAGGGAACGTATCCCTGAACGTGTTGTGCATGCACGGGGAGCCAGTGCCAAGGGTTTCTTTGAGGTCACTCATGATGTCTCTCACCTTACATGTGCTGATTTTCTCCGGGCCCCTGGGGTCCAGACTCCTGTCATTGTCCGGTTCTCTACGGTTGTGCATGAGCGTGGAAGCCCTGAGACCTTGAGGGATCCACGTGGTTTTGCTGTCAAGTTCTACACCAGAGAG GGTAACTTTGACCTTGTGGGTAACAACATGCCTGTGTTTTTCATACGAGATGGGATGAAATTCCCAGACATGGTCCATGCTTTCAagccaaacccaaagaccaaTTTGCAGGAGAACTGGAGAATAGTAGATTTCTTCTCTCACCACCCAGAGAGCCTACACATGTTCACCTTCCTCTTCGATGATGTTGGCATCCCACTCAACTACAGGCACATGGAGGGCTTTGGTGTCAATACCTACACCTTGATCAACAGGGATGGAAAGCCTCACCTTGTGAAATTCCATTGGAAGCCTACTTGTGGCGTGAAATGCTTGCTTGATGATGAAGCTGTCACTGTTGGAGGCACTTGCCACAGCCATGCAACAAAGGATCTATATGATTCCATCGCAGCTGGGAATTACCCTGAATGGAAGCTCTACATCCAGACTATTGATCTTGAGCATGAGGATAAGTTTGACTTTGACCCGCTCGATGTCACCAAGACTTGGCCTGAGGATATCATCCCGCTGCAACCTGTTGGACGGATGGTCCTGAACAAGAACATTGATAACTTCTTTGCAGAGAATGAACAAATTGCTTTCTGCCCAGCGATTATTGTCCCTGGAATCCACTATTCTGATGATAAGCTGCTCCAGACAAGAATCTTCTCCTATGCTGATACCCAGAGGCACCGCCTTGGGCCAAACTATCTGATGCTTCCTGTGAATGCACCAAAATGTGCCCACCACAACAACCACCATGAAGGGTTCATGAACTTCATGCACAGGGATGAAGAG GTGAACTACTTCCCTTCAAGGTTTGATCCTGCCCGTCATGCTGAGAAGGTCCCTATTCCTCCACGTGTACTAACAGGCTGCCGCGAGAAG TGCATCATCCAGAAGGAGAACAACTTCAAGCAGGCTGGCGAGAGATATCGATCCTTTGACCCTGCCAG GCAAGACCGGTTCATCCAGCGATGGGTTGACGCACTGTCAGACCCTCGCGTTACCCATGAACACCATACCATTTGGATCTCCTACTGGTCTCAG TGTGACGCCTCCCTTGGCCAGAAGCTGGCATCTAGGCTGAACCTGAAGCCAAACATGTAA
- the LOC136527927 gene encoding probable U3 small nucleolar RNA-associated protein 7 isoform X3: protein MAAGTRQDPPAAPARPAAPPLLPAAQNAQHELEMEVAKYSRGQGADLKALRDKKLKGQLSVKEKLYGQSAKAAAKAEKWLMPNDGGILEPDHLEKTYRISQEDILTEVDLLSSRKPFDMILPVLGPYNIGYTSNGRYMLVGGQKGHLAMMDMLHMDLMKEFEVRETVRDVTFLHNEQLYAVAQKKYPYIYNRHGTEIHCLKEHGKALKLQFLSKQFLLASINSFGQLHYQDVSTGEMVANYRTGLGRTDVMRANPYNAVIGLGHAGGKVTMWKPTSVKPLVTMLCHHGPVTAVAFDRGGNLMATAGVDRKIKIWDLRKYEIVHSYPVRAQSLDFSQKGLLACSNGSQVEIYRDFGGHDYKLYMKHKIMKGYQVGKVLFRPYEDILGIGHSMGFSSILVPGSGEPNFDTFIDNPMETTKQNREKEVHALLDKLPPETIMLNPNMIATVRAPKKKEKKTKETEEEMEDAIEAAKNIERKKKTKGRSKPSKRAKKKEEDVFKAKRPFLEQSDKIDGRPDKKQRIGEEVELPKALQRFAKKPQS, encoded by the exons ATGGCGGCCGGCACCCGGCAGGATCCGCCCGCCGCCCCCGCGCGGCCCGCTGCCCCGCCCCTGCTGCCTGCTGCC CAAAACGCTCAGCACGAGCTGGAGATGGAGGTGGCCAAGTATTCGCGGGGGCAGGGTGCTGACTTGAAG GCGCTGCGGGACAAGAAGTTGAAAGGGCAGCTCAGTGTAAAAGAGAAGCTATATGGCCAATCTGCAAAAGCTGCTGCAAAGGCCGAAAAG TGGCTTATGCCTAATGATGGAGGTATTTTAGAGCCTGATCATTTGGAGAAGACATATAGAATTTCACAAGAGGATATATTGACAGAGGTGGATCTTTTGAGTTCAAGAAAACCATTTGATATGATCTTACCTG TACTCGGTCCTTATAATATAggatacacatcaaatggccgcTACATGCTAGTAGGCGGACAAAAAGGCCACCTTGCAATGATGGATATGTTGCATATGGATCTTATGAAGGAGTTTGAG GTGAGGGAAACTGTTCGTGATGTGACATTCTTACACAATGAGCAGTTGTATGCAGTCGCTCAAAAAAA GTACCCCTACATCTATAATCGACATGGTACAGAAATTCACTGTCTGAAG GAACATGGAAAAGCATTGAAACTCCAATTTCTGTCTAAGCAATTCCTCTTGGCATCAATAAACAGCTTTGGGCAGCTCCACTACCAAGATGTGAGCACTGGTGAAATGGTTGCAAATTATAGGACAGGTCTGGGCCGTACCGATGTTATGCGGGCCAATCCTTACAATGCTGTCATCGGCCTTGGGCATGCTGGTGGCAAAGTTACCATGTGGAAACCAACCAGTGTGAAACCCCTTGTTACCATGCTGTGTCATCATGGCCCGGTGACTGCTGTTGCATTTGATAGGGGCGGCAATCTTATGGCAACAGCAGGTGTTGACAGGAAGATAAAGATCTGGGACCTGAGGAAGTATGAGATTGTGCATTCTTACCCGGTGCGTGCTCAGTCCTTGGATTTTAGCCAGAAGGGGCTGTTAGCCTGCAGCAATGGATCTCAGGTAGAGATATATAGGGATTTTGGTGGGCATGATTATAAGCTTTACATGAAGCACAAAATAATGAAGGGCTATCAGGTTGGGAAGGTTTTGTTCCGCCCCTATGAAGATATTCTGGGGATTGGGCACTCAATGGGCTTTTCTTCCATCCTTGTTCCAGGATCTGGTGAGCCGAACTTTGATACCTTTATTGACAACCCCATGGAAACTACCAAGCAGAATCGTGAGAAGGAGGTGCATGCTCTCCTTGATAAACTCCCACCGGAGACTATCATGCTCAACCCAAACATGATAGCCACTGTAAGAGctccaaagaagaaagagaagaagaccaaggagacTGAGGAAGAGATGGAAGATGCCATTGAGGCCGCCAAGAACATTGAGCGCAAGAAGAAGACCAAGGGTAGGAGCAAACCGAGCAAGCGGGCCAAGAAGAAAGAGGAGGATGTTTTCAAAGCCAAGAGGCCCTTCCTGGAGCAATCCGATAAGATCGATGGACGACCTGACAAGAAGCAGCGGATAGGCGAAGAGGTCGAACTCCCAAAAGCCTTGCAGCGGTTTGCCAAGAAACCACAATCATAA
- the LOC136527240 gene encoding probable galacturonosyltransferase 3 isoform X2: MCPPPDQRCRSGSSRVTEPTAGLARTALAAASYRMWIKLKRRLLTPTSMAGSSCSKSPPENSQVAARDHLHASESETTNLSRAETLVTTIVDPIKLRRQVFRRRRKERRVQELLQMDKKAELEMRNAAINSSMNFNNKIRGSYNIWRQEFRFINTDSTLRLIKDQIIMAKLYATIALSQKEPGMYALLMKCIKESQTAIGDALIDSELDSSALERAKAMGHVLSSARDVLYSSGEVSRKLRVMLQSTELNIDAVKKQNSFLVQHAAKTVPMPLHCLHMQLTTDYYFRDDVTKEHFDDDALKAEQYKEKLEDRSLYHYAIFSDNVLAASVVVRSTVTNANEPEKHVFHIVTDRLNFAAMKMWFITHPPQLATVHVENIDNFKWLNSSYCSVLRQLESARLKEYYFKAHDPSSLSDGNENLKYRNPKYLSMLNHLRFYMPEIHPKLEKILFLDDDVVVQKDLTPLWDIDLKGMVNGAVETCKESFHRFDTYLNFSHPKISENFDPHACGWAFGMNMFDLKEWKKRNITGIYHYWQDLNEDRKLWKLGTLPPGLITFYNLTYPLNRTWHVLGLGYDPAVDIAEIDNAAVVHYNGNYKPWLDLAISKYKPYWSKYVDVDNSHVEHCYEGKQ; the protein is encoded by the exons ATGTGCCCGCCGCCAGATCAGCGGTGTCGCAGTGGCTCTTCTCGGGTCACCGAGC CGACCGCGGGACTCGCGAGAACTGCCCTGGCTGCAGCAAGTTACAG GATGTGGATAAAACTGAAAAGACGATTGCTTACACCGACCAGCATGGCCGGATCAAGCTGTTCAAAGTCACCGCCAGAGAATTCG CAAGTGGCTGCCAGGGATCATCTACACGCCAGTGAATCAGAAACCACCAATCTTTCAAGAGCTGAAACTCTGGTGACTACAATTGTCGATCCGATTAAATTAAGGCGACAG GTATTTCGACGCAGAAGAAAGGAGCGGAGGGTTCAGGAGCTGCTTCAGATGGATAAGAAGGCTGAACTTGAGATGCGAAATGCAGCAATAAATAGCTCGATGAACTTTAATAATAAAATTAGAGGCAGCTACAACATATGGAGGCAGGAGTTCCGCTTTATTAATACAGATTCAACACTAAGGCTCATCAAAGATCAGATAATAATGGCCAAGCTATATGCCACTATTGCACTCTCCCAGAAGGAACCAGGCATGTATGCCTTGCTCATGAAGTGCATAAAAGAAAGCCAAACAGCTATCGGGGATGCACTTATTGACAGTGAACTCGATTCTAG TGCCTTAGAGAGAGCAAAAGCAATGGGGCATGTGCTATCTTCGGCTAGAGATGTTCTGTACAGCTCGGGTGAGGTGTCAAGAAAATTGCGTGTTATGTTGCAGTCAACGGAACTAAATATCGATGCAGTGAAGAAACAGAACTCATTTCTGGTTCAGCATGCTGCAAAGACAGTACCCATGCCCTTGCACTGCCTACATATGCAGCTGACAACCGATTATTATTTTCGTGATGATGTGACCAAGGAACATTTTgatgatgatgctttgaaggcgGAACAATATAAAGAAAAGCTTGAGGATCGGTCACTCTATCACTATGCTATATTTTCTGATAATGTGCTTGCAGCCTCAGTAGTTGTCAGATCAACTGTGACAAATGCCAATGAACCAGAGAAGCACGTGTTCCACATTGTCACTGATAGACTTAATTTTGCAGCCATGAAGATGTGGTTCATTACTCATCCTCCTCAACTGGCAACTGTTCATGTGGAGAACATAGACAATTTCAAATGGCTCAATTCGTCATACTGTTCTGTTCTTCGGCAACTGGAGTCAGCTCGCCTCAAAGAATATTACTTCAAAGCACACGATCCATCATCACTCTCGGATGGAAACGAGAATCTGAAATACAGGAACCCAAAATATCTGTCCATGCTCAACCATTTGAGATTCTACATGCCAGAAATTCACCCGAAGCTTGAGAAGATACTGTTTCTTGATGATGATGTTGTTGTACAGAAGGATTTGACACCCCTTTGGGATATTGATCTTAAAGGGATGGTAAATGGCGCTGTGGAAACCTGTAAAGAGAGTTTCCATCGCTTTGACACTTATCTCAACTTCTCACACCCAAAGATATCAGAGAATTTCGATCCACATGCTTGTGGGTGGGCTTTCGGAATGAACATGTTTGACCTCAAGGAGTGGAAGAAGCGAAATATCACTGGAATATACCATTATTGGCAAGATTTG AATGAGGATCGTAAGCTGTGGAAGCTGGGTACATTGCCTCCAGGTTTAATTACTTTCTACAACCTGACATACCCGTTGAATCGTACTTGGCATGTCTTGGGCCTGGGCTATGATCCAGCTGTTGACATTGCTGAGATCGATAATGCTGCAGTAGTTCATTACAATGGGAATTATAAGCCCTGGCTTGACCTTGCCATTTCCAAGTACAAGCCATACTGGTCCAAGTATGTAGATGTTGACAACTCGCATGTTGAGCATTGCTATGAGGGCAAACAATGA